In Mycteria americana isolate JAX WOST 10 ecotype Jacksonville Zoo and Gardens chromosome 3, USCA_MyAme_1.0, whole genome shotgun sequence, a single genomic region encodes these proteins:
- the DTL gene encoding denticleless protein homolog, with product MLCRALLRRASAAPPRRSSPLPLQHLLDSYQCSQEDDHLSYGETGMPVPPFGCTFSAAPNLEHVLAVANEEGFVRLYDTEAQTTSKLIFKEWQAHSNAVFDLAWVPGEHRIVTASGDQTAKVWDVRAGELLGICKGHQCSLKSVAFSRFEKAVFCTGGRDGNIMVWDTRCNKKDGFYRQVNQISGAHNVVDKQTPSKPKKKRQNLRGLAPLVDFQQSVTVVLLQDEHTLISAGAVDGVIKVWDLRKNYAAYRQDPVPFKSFCYPGTSTRKLGYSSLVLDSTGANLFANCTDDSIYMFNMTSLRTIPVAVFSGHQNSSFYIKSSTSPDDQFLVSGSSDCNAYVWKVSEPSLPPRILLGHSQEVTSIAWCPSDFTKIATCSDDNTVRIWRLRRRPEEEKSAFSKSSLVGWVTQKKPEEQRGAGPPASPQSTPAKAFTVGSPCISSPRPAACAPIYSGDLPLSTNTPTGALKTQTAAACTPAKRSGASPCASPRPIPSSKMSIKHWVTRTPCSSPPEVGKKAPSPRKALAEVTQGFLEAACPPKAPHAQFEKRAKRRLDCSKEDDAGQKCLQACSCVTELDHAAKKSKLNLCDLAADQKACDEGALSLAELDNDCEGSSRNPKEPSFPGSHINPSGVQTPPHFFRSPCEKDTEVVDKENSSPERKNWLSALGEKLRTGRAGSQSASNSPPSSCSPGAKRQEAVAAATSLKTAATTSVSMRKICTYFHRKPQSD from the exons ATGCTGTGCCGCGCGCTGCTCCGCCGCGcctcggccgcgccgcccc GTCGGTCCTCGCCGCTTCCCCTGCAGCACCTCTTGGACAGCTACCAGTGCAGCCAAGAAGATGACCACCTGTCTTACGGGGAAACGGGAATGCCGGTCCCTCCTTTCGGCTGCACCTTTTCTGCAG cCCCGAATTTGGAGCATGTACTGGCAGTTGCAAATGAAGAAGGATTTGTTAGACTGTATGATACTGAAGCTCAAACTACCAGCAAACTCATCTTTAAGG aatggCAGGCTCACTCAAATGCTGTATTTGACCTTGCCTGGGTACCAGGGGAACACAGGATT gtcACTGCTTCAGGAGATCAGACAGCCAAGGTGTGGGATGTGAGAGCCGGGGAGCTTCTTGGCATATGCAAAGGTCACCAGTGTAGCCTTAAGTCAGTTGCTTTTTCTAGATTTGAGAAAG ctGTCTTCTGTACTGGAGGCAGAGATGGAAACATCATGGTTTGGGATACCAGATGCAACAAGAAAG ATGGATTTTATAGGCAGGTAAATCAAATCAGTGGAGCACACAATGTGGTTGACAAGCAGACTCCTTCCAAACCGAAGAAGAAGAGGCAGAACCTAAGAGGACTTGCTCCCTTGGTG GATTTCCAGCAGAGTGTAACTGTGGTGCTGCTTCAGGACGAGCATACTCTTATCTCTGCAGGAGCTGTTGATGG TGTCATCAAAGTATGGGACTTGCGCAAGAACTATGCAGCTTACCGTCAGGACCCGGTGCCCTTCAAGTCTTTTTGCTACCCTGGGACCAGTACTCGCAAACTTG GATATTCTAGCCTGGTTTTGGATTCCACCGGTGCTAATCTGTTTGCTAACTGCACTGATGACAGTATCTACATGTTCAATATGACGAGTTTAAGGACCATTCCAG tGGCAGTTTTCAGCGGGCACCAGAATTCAAGCTTTTACATCAAATCCAGCACCAGCCCAGACGACCAGTTCCTGGTCAGTGGCTCGAGCGACTGCAACGCGTACGTCTGGAAG GTTTCCGAGCCCAGCCTTCCTCCACGGATACTCCTTGGTCACTCTCAAGAAGTTACCTCCATTGCCTGGTGTCCTTCAGACTTCACTAag ATTGCCACATGCTCCGATGACAACACCGTGAGGATTTGGCGCTTACGACGTCGTCCTGAGGAGGAGAAATCAGCATTCAGCAAAAGCAGCTTGGTGGGCTGGGTCACTCAGAAGAAACCAGAAGAACAACGTGGAGCAG GACCGCCAGCCAGCCCACAGAGTACTCCTGCCAAGGCCTTCACAGTGGGCAGCCCGTGCATTTCCTCGCCACGGCCAGCTGCCTGTGCTCCCATTTATTCTGGAGACCTTCCCCTGTCTACAAACACTCCGACGGGTGCTCTCAAAACCCAGACGGCCGCAGCCTGCACCCCAGCCAAGCGGAGTGGAGCCAGCCCATGCGCTTCTCCCAGACCGATCCCTTCCTCCAAAATGTCCATTAAACATTGGGTTACAAGGACTCCGTGCTCTTCTCCTccagaagtggggaaaaaggcTCCTTCTCCTAGAAAAGCCCTGGCAGAAGTCACCCAAGGTTTCCTGGAAGCCGCTTGCCCTCCTAAAGCCCCACACGCGCAGTTTGAAAAGCGTGCCAAGAGAAGGCTTGACTGCAGCAAGGAGGACGATGCGGGGCAGAAGTGTCTGCAGGCCTGTAGCTGCGTGACTGAACTGGACCACGCAGCTAAGAAATCCAAGCTGAATTTATGTGACTTGGCTGCAGACCAAAAAGCTTGCGATGAAGGCGCTCTCAGCCTGGCTGAGTTGGATAACGACTGCGAAGGCTCCAGCCGCAACCCAAAAGAGCCTTCCTTTCCTGGAAGCCATATTAATCCATCAGGCGTTCAAACTCCCCCCCATTTTTTCAGATCTCCATGCGAGAAAGACACAGAGGTAGTAGATAAAGAGAATAGttcacctgaaagaaaaaattggTTGTCTGCTCTGGGAGAGAAGCTCCGgactggcagagctggcagccagaGCGCATCAAACAGCCCCCCGTCATCTTGCAGTCCCGGTGCCAAACGACAAGAGGCTGTGGCAGCGGCCACTTCGCTGAAAACT gcTGCAACCACTTCAGTTTCCATGAGGAAGATCTGCACATACTTCCACAGAAAGCCACAGAGTGACTGA